The following are encoded together in the Vicia villosa cultivar HV-30 ecotype Madison, WI unplaced genomic scaffold, Vvil1.0 ctg.000252F_1_1, whole genome shotgun sequence genome:
- the LOC131625960 gene encoding uncharacterized protein LOC131625960 encodes MVLSETFEKRSRTRRKKEKGERRLPKSVLGSSSKRNTTNDEDVDYASEELDSLDADESDMGVKSSKLKYDKFRPELLNKDFQFKLGMEFKSLSKFKDAIREWSVLNGREISFVKNESYRVRVECKGKCGFLALCSKVGDSHTYQIKTWAGTRTCARVLNNKSANSKWVSKLVVEKRKSQGKVKLSEIMAELRHKYSVGITKGKAWRAKAIAEEIIEGDAKEQQNSLWSYAAELRKHCVGNTVKINTERPHPTLPPRFGRFYFCLDGCKKGFTNGCRPFIGSDGCHLKTQYGGQLLIVVARDPNDQYYPLAFGVVETETKESWRWFMQLLMEDIGSERKYVFISDQQKGLVSVFEEMFEQIEHRVCLRHLYANFKKKFGGGAAIRDLLMGAAKATYFQAWEKKMNELKQLDKKAWDWLMGVPTKLWCKHSFSFYPKCDVLMNNLSESFNSTILQARDKPILTMVEWIRNYIMNRIANSIVKLDKWKHNVMPNPRKRLDKETHFSGEWLPTRSSGDLWQVHHPYNGLQFVVDIGKKTCTCCFWDLVGIPCRHDVSALQYQNLDPEKYVDPCYMRDAYRACYENNVSPINGMDMWPTVDVESLLPPQYKKGPGRPKKLRFRELDESGSRMRRVGVSYRCTRCDKLGHNSRKCQATEQHPNALKRKRKTPRTKVSTKPVQQPAPTSTEQVQASGNMEAQTETAPTSTV; translated from the exons TGCCCAAGAGTGTCTTAGGATCTAGTTCAAAGAGGAATACAACCAATGATGAAGATGTGGATTATGCTAGTGAGGAACTTGATAGTTTAGATGCTGATGAAAGTGACATGGGTGTGAAATCTTCCAAGCTAAAGTATGACAAGTTCAGACCAGAGTTGCTTAACAAAGACTTTCAATTCAAATTAGGTATGGAGTTCAAATCTCTCTCTAAATTTAAAGATGCTATTAGGGAGTGGTCTGTATTAAATGGTAGAGAGATAAGTTTTGTTAAGAATGAGAGTTATAGGGTTAGGGTTGAGTGCAAGGGTAAATGTGGCTTTTTGGCATTATGTAGTAAAGTGGGAGACAGTCACACTTATCAGATAAAGACTTGGGCGGGGACCCGCACATGTGCAAGGGTATTAAATAACAAGTCTGCCAATTCTAAGTGGGTCTCTAAGTTAGTGGTTGAAAAGAGGAAGTCACAAGGGAAAGTAAAGTTGTCTGAAATTATGGCTGAGCTTAGACATAAATATTCAGTAGGCATCACCAAAGGAAAAGCTTGGAGAGCAAAAGCAATTGCTGAGGAAATAATTGAAGGTGATGCAAAGGAACAGCAGAACAGCTTGTGGAGTTATGCAGCTGAGTTGAGAAAACATTGTGTTGGTAACACTGTCAAGATAAACACTGAGAGACCACATCCAACACTACCACCAAGATTTGGGAGGTTTTATTTCTGTTTGGATGGCTGCAAGAAAGGGTTTACCAATGGTTGTAGACCATTTATAGGTTCAGATGGGTGTCATCTCAAGACACAATATGGAGGTCAACTATTAATTGTTGTAGCAAGGGACCCAAATGACCAATATTATCCTTTGGCATTTGGTGTGGTGGAGACTGAGACAAAGGAAAGTTGGAGATGGTTTATGCAATTGCTGATGGAAGACATTGGATCTGAGAGAAAGTATGTTTTTATATCAGATCAACAAAAG GGGCTTGTTAGTGTTTTTGAGGAGATGTTTGAACAAATTGAACATAGGGTGTGCCTCAGACATCTGTATGCAAATTTCAAGAAGAAATTTGGTGGTGGAGCTGCCATTAGGGACCTTTTAATGGGGGCTGCCAAGGCCACATACTTCCAGGCTTgggagaagaagatgaatgagCTTAAGCAACTTGACAAGAAGGCATGGGATTGGTTGATGGGAGTGCCAACAAAACTGTGGTGTAAGCATTCTTTTTCATTTTACCCTAAGTGCGATGTTTTGATGAATAACTTGAGTGAATCTTTCAATAGTACCATATTACAAGCTAGGGATAAACCAATACTCACTATGGTAGAATGGATAAGGAACTATATCATGAATAGGATTGCTAATAGTATTGTGAAGCTTGATAAGTGGAAGCATAATGTCATGCCTAATCCTAGGAAAAGGCTTGATAAGGAAACTCATTTTAGTGGAGAATGGTTGCCTACACGGAGTAGTGGTGATTTGTGGCAAGTTCATCACCCATATAATGGGTTGCAGTTTGTTGTTGACATTGGGAAGAAAACTTGCACTTGTTGCTTTTGGGATCTTGTAGGCATACCTTGTAGACATGATGTTTCTGCCTTGCAATATCAGAATTTAGATCCTGAGAAGTATGTTGATCCTTGTTACATGAGAGATGCTTACAGGGCatgttatgaaaacaatgttagtCCAATAAATGGCATGGACATGTGGCCCACTGTGGATGTTGAAAGTTTGTTGCCACCACAATACAAGAAGGGACCTGGAAGGCCTAAGAAACTGAGGTTTAGAGAGTTGGATGAGAGTGGATCAAGGATGAGGAGGGTAGGTGTATCCTATAGATGCACAAGGTGTGACAAATTAGGCCACAATTCTAGGAAGTGTCAAGCTACTGAGCAACATCCTAATGCACTCAAGAGAAAG AGAAAGACACCAAGGACCAAAGTATCAACAAAACCAGTACAACAGCCAGCTCCAACTTCTACTGAACAGGTTCAAGCTAGTGGAAATATGGAAGCTCAAACTGAGACAGCTCCAACTTCtactgtgtaa